Genomic segment of Phycisphaerae bacterium:
GACCCGATGGCTCGCATTATCACCGATCGCCAGGAACTCAAGCGCGAGGTGGATAAGCTTCGCGCCGCCGGCAAGAAGATCGTTTTCACGAACGGGGCGTTTGACATCATCCACGTTGGGCACGTGCGATATCTTTACGGTGCCGCTGCCGAAGGCGATGTGCTCGTTGTCGGCGTGAACACGGACGAGTCGATTAAGCAGTACAAGAGCAAGGACCGGCCGCTCCAGCCCCTCGATGCCCGGATGGAGATCGTCGCCGCCTTCAAGCCGGTCAGCATCGTTACCTGCTTCGGCGAGCCGACCTGCGACGCCCTGTTGGAGTTCATCCGCCCGGACGTCATGTGCAAGGGCCCCGAGTA
This window contains:
- a CDS encoding adenylyltransferase/cytidyltransferase family protein, with product MARIITDRQELKREVDKLRAAGKKIVFTNGAFDIIHVGHVRYLYGAAAEGDVLVVGVNTDESIKQYKSKDRPLQPLDARMEIVAAFKPVSIVTCFGEPTCDALLEFIRPDVMCKGPEYGPHNLPEYPTVQRLGIRLATVGGPKENSSTELIRKLQEHGL